One Bombus fervidus isolate BK054 chromosome 2, iyBomFerv1, whole genome shotgun sequence DNA segment encodes these proteins:
- the Arf79f gene encoding ADP-ribosylation factor 1: MGNMFATLFKGLFGKKEMRILMVGLDAAGKTTILYKLKLGEIVTTIPTIGFNVETVEYKNISFTVWDVGGQDKIRPLWRHYFQNTQGLIFVVDSNDRERIGEAREELMRMLAEDELRDAVLLIFANKQDLPNAMNAAEITDKLGLHSLRNRNWYIQATCATSGDGLYEGLDWLSNQLKNANR, encoded by the exons ATGGGGAATATGTTTGCAACATTATTTAAAGGCCTTTTTGGCAAAAAAGAAATGAGGATTTTAATGGTAGGCCTTGATGCAGCGGGTAAAACcacaatattatacaaattaaagtTAGGGGAAATTGTTACTACAATTCCCACTATAG gCTTCAATGTAGAAACAGTTGAATACAAGAATATAAGTTTTACTGTATGGGACGTTGGTGGTCAGGACAAAATCAGACCTCTCTGGCGACATTACTTTCAAAATACACAA gGATTAATATTCGTCGTTGACAGTAATGATAGGGAACGTATCGGTGAAGCGCGTGAAGAATTGATGAGAATGTTGGCAGAAGATGAACTTAGAGATGCAGTACTTCTTATATTTGCTAACAAACAA gaTCTCCCAAATGCAATGAACGCAGCAGAGATTACCGACAAGTTGGGACTGCACTCTCTCCGTAATCGCAATTGGTACATTCAAGCAACGTGTGCCACAAGTGGAGACGGACTTTACGAGGGCCTCGATTGGCTCTCTAATCAGCTCAAAAATGCCAATCGCTAA